The genomic interval TATAGCAAACGGAATTATTATAATAGCTGCGGTATCATTTACAACGAATGCTGCCAGAAATCCTGATAAAATTACAATTATCATTAGAATATACTTCACATTCTTAATCCTGATCAATACCTTTCGAATTGCGTAGTTTAATACTCCTGATTTTTCAAGTGCAGAAGTAATACTGAACATCCCGAATAGAAATCCTATAACTTGAATATTAATCGACTTTATAGCCGAATCAATTGAAATTATTCCAAATCCTAAAACGAGAATCGTTCCTATGGACATTATTAACCAAAATGGAATATTCTTTAATTTTGATCTAGCCATGATCATAGCATAAACTATAAGAAAGATACATAATGTAATAATTTCATTCAATTCCATTTTTACTTCCTAAATGATCAAAAAATTTATTGATTTTTTCCTGCATTTGATGAATTGTTTATGATTTAGGTGACAGCAAAAAAATTGAGGAGATAGGAAACTTCTGACCACTAGATCAATTTGTTATCCCTGTAGAGTTATTCACAGGCACATTTGAGTATTCTTTGGTAATAGTGCAGTCATTTGTTTCCATAAAAGATATATTTCCAGAACACCCTTCAGAATAAGTAGATAAATAAGAATTCAAGAATGCATCTAGGAACTGATCTCCTGTTTGGGAAGTAGCCGCAACTACGCTGTATGCACTTGCAGGTAACTTTTGAATCATGCCCGCATCGTTGGCAAAAATCATACTAACCCCGGGTATACCTTCTGTATCATTATAATTGATCTGAATTGGAAAATTAGATGCGTTTGCTATTCTATCTATGGGATTAATTACATTAACCTTTATGTAAATAGTAGCATTATCATCATCAAATCCAGTGATTTCAGGTATTTCGGCGCCAATGCTTATTGCCTTTATTAGAGAATCGGCCAAGTCTTCTTGGGCTTTTACTTTTTCTTCCTCTAGAGATATGTTAGAACTATTTTGCAAAGAAAAATTGTTGTTCACGACCGGATCAATATCTTCACCGGAGAATAACGTAGATCCAATGCTACTAAGATTTGTTTCAGGGCTCGGGTTTTCTTCAAACGTCTGGTTTGATGCAGAAATTATTGAAGTAAGAGTACTGTTTAAACTATCTAAATTATTTGCACCAGATAAAAGGTTGAAAAATGGACCAACTTTTTCAATAATGTTGTTAAGAGTTGGGTCGGTTGATAAGGCAGATAGTGCAGAAGTTGATGATTGGTTATTATTTTCGTCAGATGCAAAGGATCCAAGTAATGATGAAATAGAAGATGTGGATTGAGTACTATTTGCACCAGATAAAAGGTTGAAAAATGGACCAACTTTTTCAATAATGTTGTTAAGAGTTGGGTCGGTTGATAAGGCAGATAGTGCAGAAGTTGATGATTGGTTATTATTTTCGTCAGATGCAAAGGATCCAAGTAATGATGATATGGAAGCATTGTTATCTAATGCACTTGTATTAGGATTGATTTCATTAGCTATATTGGTCTCATTTGATATCTGATCGATACTAGTCGTATCTGAAGTATTTTCGATAGTTCCGATTTCTGTTATAGTTTCTACGTCCCCGACTACTGTTATTTGTCCATTAATATGACTCCAATTGGGATCATAATATTGATAAATACCAGAATTATCAAAAGTTACATTATATGATTCACTAGGGCCAAAGAAATCTCCATAAAAAATATTCGACGGTCCGGTATCTGGGTTTCCGGATATTATCTGATGATAAGTAGAGTCTTTATTCACCCATGTAACAGTTGTATCTTTAGATATAGTAAGATTTTCTGGTGCTATTGGATTTTGACTAGCACTGTTTGTAGCGCCAGGATTGATGGTTATTGTAAAATCTTCTTCTTGAGCGATTGCTACTACTGACCCATTGTAACTTGTTATTAAAAACAAAAGAAGTATAGTTGATATAATTATGCTTCTCATTTATTAGTGGTAATTAAAAGTTCGACTATATATTGATGATCTTGTTTGTTAGGTTATGAAGTTATGTTGTGATTAGTCTGACTTTAGTCAAGGATGGTCAGTTTAAAACCTTCATTTTTTATCAAACCCTTCATTTACAGACTCTATAACTACTGTCTTAACAACGACCGGCTAGATTAATAGTAGTTGGTAAATACTTATTTAGCGAGATATCAGT from Candidatus Nitrosocosmicus hydrocola carries:
- a CDS encoding cupredoxin domain-containing protein, whose amino-acid sequence is MRSIIISTILLLFLITSYNGSVVAIAQEEDFTITINPGATNSASQNPIAPENLTISKDTTVTWVNKDSTYHQIISGNPDTGPSNIFYGDFFGPSESYNVTFDNSGIYQYYDPNWSHINGQITVVGDVETITEIGTIENTSDTTSIDQISNETNIANEINPNTSALDNNASISSLLGSFASDENNNQSSTSALSALSTDPTLNNIIEKVGPFFNLLSGANSTQSTSSISSLLGSFASDENNNQSSTSALSALSTDPTLNNIIEKVGPFFNLLSGANNLDSLNSTLTSIISASNQTFEENPSPETNLSSIGSTLFSGEDIDPVVNNNFSLQNSSNISLEEEKVKAQEDLADSLIKAISIGAEIPEITGFDDDNATIYIKVNVINPIDRIANASNFPIQINYNDTEGIPGVSMIFANDAGMIQKLPASAYSVVAATSQTGDQFLDAFLNSYLSTYSEGCSGNISFMETNDCTITKEYSNVPVNNSTGITN